Proteins from a genomic interval of Alteromonas macleodii ATCC 27126:
- a CDS encoding rhodanese-like domain-containing protein, producing MRIVVAGFLVVISVALFVSLQCTAKATAQASVAASPYLIERVANNDWLLIDVRSPQEFADGHIPGAVNMPHENINDYLSELEGHKNKPIIIYCRSGRRAKLAMKVLEELDFSEVMHLEGDMLGWSAAGMTVDRM from the coding sequence ATGCGGATTGTTGTTGCGGGTTTTCTAGTTGTTATCAGTGTTGCATTGTTTGTGTCGCTTCAGTGCACAGCGAAAGCGACCGCGCAAGCCTCTGTTGCCGCATCACCATATCTTATCGAGCGAGTTGCGAACAACGACTGGCTCCTTATTGATGTTCGCTCTCCGCAAGAATTCGCCGATGGTCACATTCCTGGCGCAGTAAATATGCCCCATGAAAATATCAATGACTACCTTAGCGAATTAGAAGGCCACAAAAACAAGCCTATTATCATTTATTGTCGTTCAGGCAGAAGAGCCAAACTGGCAATGAAAGTATTGGAAGAACTCGATTTTTCTGAAGTCATGCATTTAGAAGGCGATATGTTAGGCTGGAGTGCCGCTGGCATGACAGTTGACCGAATGTAG
- a CDS encoding DUF2721 domain-containing protein, protein MKIDIATPAMLFPAISLLLLAYTNRFLTLATIIRNFSKEERDENTQAQIKNLRLRIQLIKRMQIAGVGSFFLCVVSMLAIYLTYQQVGNWVFAASLVSLLYSLWMSVREILISVEALDVHLDGMKNAPRKEKV, encoded by the coding sequence ATGAAAATAGATATTGCTACTCCGGCCATGTTATTTCCGGCGATTTCTTTATTGCTTCTAGCCTATACCAATCGCTTTTTAACGCTTGCAACTATTATCCGAAACTTTTCAAAAGAAGAGAGAGATGAGAATACTCAAGCACAAATAAAAAACCTTCGATTACGTATTCAACTTATTAAGCGAATGCAAATAGCAGGTGTGGGTAGTTTTTTTCTTTGTGTAGTATCCATGCTAGCGATATACCTCACCTATCAACAGGTAGGAAACTGGGTGTTTGCTGCAAGTTTAGTATCACTTCTGTATTCACTATGGATGTCGGTAAGAGAAATATTGATATCAGTTGAAGCCTTGGATGTGCACCTTGACGGGATGAAAAACGCCCCGCGTAAAGAAAAAGTATGA
- a CDS encoding GNAT family N-acetyltransferase — protein MKPTNHLSHIIQSDISYESLAPEFFAGVIALGNHVHGDNYLTNELLADYYAKSFVGNTNASWVALYKQKVVGFRLTFAHTQWEADEWCSPSLWPVDPNTVCYFKCNTVDPAMQGCGIGSRLLSKSIECAQTQGAEAGLAHIWLASPGNSAFKYFTKNGGQLIKKHPNKWRYASIHEGYDCPVCEGYCECEGAEMLLQFQAP, from the coding sequence ATGAAGCCCACAAATCATTTGAGCCACATAATTCAAAGTGATATCAGCTACGAGTCTCTAGCGCCTGAGTTTTTTGCAGGGGTGATTGCTCTTGGTAATCACGTGCACGGAGATAACTACCTAACCAACGAGCTACTTGCTGATTACTATGCAAAGAGCTTTGTTGGCAATACTAATGCTAGCTGGGTAGCCCTATACAAACAAAAAGTTGTTGGTTTCAGGCTCACCTTTGCGCATACGCAATGGGAAGCAGATGAGTGGTGCAGCCCTTCCCTTTGGCCAGTAGATCCAAATACCGTATGCTATTTCAAATGTAATACGGTAGACCCCGCAATGCAGGGCTGTGGAATTGGCAGCAGACTATTAAGTAAATCGATTGAATGTGCGCAAACTCAAGGCGCAGAAGCGGGTTTAGCACATATTTGGTTGGCAAGTCCGGGCAACAGCGCATTTAAGTACTTCACTAAAAATGGGGGGCAGCTTATAAAGAAGCACCCTAATAAGTGGCGCTACGCATCTATTCATGAAGGCTACGATTGCCCTGTATGCGAGGGTTATTGCGAGTGTGAAGGTGCGGAAATGCTACTTCAATTTCAAGCCCCATAA
- a CDS encoding FAD-dependent oxidoreductase, whose protein sequence is MTYDPLISRGVSSMLPAANSYWHATHKPPTLPPLNKKVNTEYLVIGGGYTGLSAAITLAQAKQEVTLLDANSPGFGCAGRNGGFILSGSGRLSLSAIEDKWGRDIAKAMQGEFDGAVHLLKQRIADFNMQVDLVEEPYLKLAHNPKQAELLRASAKHLESHFNVPSSTLSDKDLTARFGIEGAYGGVELKGACLHPLKLVSEYARVAKELGATLFYDSPAIRIEKHKTGYVVATPSGSVLAKHILIATNAYTPKRFHDSVDNKQFPVQSSIFVTAPLSSEQRAKSGLTTPMSFMDTRMMKYYYRVLPDGRLLFGGRGAVKGKDADNVSEKQRLYRAMLNSFPSLSGIAMDYFWSGWVSVSLDSMPRIFIDNKVSGNNLNRSSGNIGYAMGYCGSGVSFAAFAGQRLAQRMMGSNDVDLSLPLYRSPLKTYPFAKARRLALHGLYQWAKIAER, encoded by the coding sequence ATGACCTACGATCCTCTTATTTCACGCGGCGTTTCATCAATGTTACCCGCGGCAAACAGCTACTGGCATGCCACACACAAACCACCAACACTGCCGCCTTTAAACAAGAAGGTAAACACTGAGTACCTCGTTATTGGTGGTGGTTATACCGGTCTTTCAGCTGCCATCACACTTGCTCAAGCGAAACAAGAAGTCACGCTACTTGATGCGAATTCACCGGGATTTGGCTGTGCGGGCCGGAACGGAGGCTTTATCCTCTCGGGTAGCGGCCGATTGAGCTTAAGCGCCATAGAGGACAAGTGGGGTCGCGACATCGCCAAAGCTATGCAGGGCGAGTTTGATGGCGCGGTACACCTGCTTAAACAACGTATTGCAGACTTTAATATGCAGGTCGATTTGGTAGAAGAACCATATTTAAAACTGGCGCATAACCCAAAGCAAGCCGAACTACTCCGTGCCAGTGCTAAGCATCTTGAGTCACACTTCAACGTACCGAGCTCTACACTTAGTGATAAAGACCTTACTGCGCGCTTTGGTATTGAAGGGGCGTATGGTGGCGTTGAGCTAAAGGGTGCATGCTTACACCCACTAAAATTAGTAAGCGAATATGCAAGAGTAGCAAAGGAGCTTGGAGCAACGCTTTTTTACGACTCGCCAGCCATTCGCATTGAAAAGCACAAGACCGGATATGTTGTCGCAACACCAAGCGGGTCAGTTTTGGCCAAACACATACTCATTGCTACTAATGCTTATACCCCTAAGCGCTTTCATGACAGCGTAGACAATAAGCAATTTCCTGTTCAATCGAGCATTTTTGTCACTGCGCCATTGAGTAGCGAACAGCGCGCAAAGTCTGGCCTAACCACGCCAATGAGCTTCATGGATACGCGGATGATGAAGTATTACTACCGTGTGCTGCCAGATGGCAGATTATTATTCGGCGGTCGTGGGGCCGTAAAAGGTAAAGATGCAGATAATGTTTCAGAGAAACAGCGCTTATATCGCGCGATGCTTAATAGTTTCCCTTCACTTAGCGGTATCGCCATGGATTATTTTTGGAGTGGTTGGGTAAGTGTATCGTTAGACAGTATGCCGCGGATTTTTATCGACAATAAGGTAAGCGGCAACAATTTAAACCGCTCTAGCGGTAATATCGGTTACGCCATGGGGTATTGCGGTTCGGGCGTTTCTTTTGCCGCGTTTGCAGGGCAACGACTTGCTCAACGTATGATGGGTAGCAATGACGTCGATTTATCGCTTCCCCTTTATCGTTCTCCTTTGAAAACCTACCCCTTTGCAAAAGCAAGAAGGCTAGCACTGCATGGCTTGTACCAATGGGCGAAAATAGCAGAACGCTAG
- a CDS encoding DUF1428 domain-containing protein, whose amino-acid sequence MSYIDAFAVAVPTENKALYIEHAKLAGDIFKEYGATKILEAWGDDVPEGEVTSFPMAVKAKENETVVFSIAFWPSKEVRDTAWKKVMEDPRMQENENPMPFDGKRLIYGGFVPMLEL is encoded by the coding sequence ATGTCATATATCGATGCCTTTGCTGTAGCCGTTCCCACTGAAAATAAAGCGTTATACATTGAGCACGCCAAACTCGCCGGCGATATTTTTAAAGAGTATGGTGCGACTAAAATACTTGAAGCTTGGGGTGACGATGTCCCTGAAGGGGAAGTCACGTCTTTCCCGATGGCTGTTAAAGCCAAAGAAAATGAAACCGTGGTGTTTTCCATTGCATTTTGGCCTTCAAAAGAAGTGCGTGATACTGCTTGGAAAAAGGTGATGGAAGATCCTAGAATGCAGGAAAACGAAAACCCCATGCCTTTCGACGGTAAACGCCTTATTTACGGGGGCTTCGTACCAATGCTGGAATTATAA
- a CDS encoding RNA polymerase sigma factor has translation MKETIQIEKLLSEYAPLMARIAATFEANKSLQDELIQEMSLAVWRAFEGASKGSDSGFRGEASVKTFVAKVAHNKAVDHVIKEQRRKEFTHDGEFDSSHTTSASLSRDATLQENAMDLMTGLRQLEIKYRQVLALLLEGFSQLEIANMLGIKETAVAKRVSRARQQLTQIMEQQP, from the coding sequence GTGAAAGAAACCATTCAAATAGAAAAACTGCTTAGTGAATACGCGCCGCTCATGGCGCGTATTGCGGCAACATTTGAGGCTAATAAATCACTTCAAGATGAGCTAATACAAGAAATGTCACTGGCGGTTTGGCGCGCTTTTGAAGGAGCTTCAAAAGGCAGTGATAGTGGCTTTCGCGGTGAGGCAAGTGTGAAAACGTTTGTGGCCAAAGTAGCGCACAACAAGGCGGTCGATCACGTGATTAAAGAGCAGCGGCGTAAAGAGTTTACCCATGACGGCGAGTTCGATTCTTCTCACACAACCAGCGCCAGCTTATCTCGGGATGCCACGTTACAAGAGAATGCGATGGATCTCATGACAGGCTTACGTCAGCTAGAAATAAAGTACAGACAGGTACTGGCATTGCTTTTAGAAGGTTTCAGTCAGCTGGAAATAGCTAATATGTTAGGTATTAAAGAGACTGCCGTCGCTAAGCGGGTAAGCCGCGCCCGCCAACAGCTAACGCAGATAATGGAGCAACAGCCTTGA
- the tyrS gene encoding tyrosine--tRNA ligase, with translation MKDWQTALAEIKRGVDEILPEEDLIEKLKSGKTLTIKAGFDPTAPDLHLGHTVLINKLRTFQQLGHKVVFLIGDFTGLIGDPTGKNVTRKPLSKEQVLENAKTYQEQVFKILDEDKTEIRFNSEWMDGLGAAGMIKLAASQTVARMLERDDFKKRYNNGQPIAIHEFLYPLVQGWDSVALESDVELGGTDQRFNLLMGRELQKEQGQKQQSIVMVPLLEGLDGVQKMSKSLNNYIGITDAPNDMFGKVMSISDDLMWRYYDLLSFRPLEEIAELKTRVANGENPRDIKIMLAKEIIARFHDDAAAEGAHQDFIQRFQKNAIPDDMPELEIALSDEGIAIGNLLKEANLVGSTSDAMRMIKQGAVKINGDKVEDTRLVITEKGENVYQVGKRKFARITLA, from the coding sequence ATGAAAGATTGGCAAACAGCGCTAGCTGAGATTAAACGGGGCGTTGATGAAATACTCCCCGAAGAGGATTTAATTGAAAAACTAAAATCCGGCAAAACCCTAACCATCAAAGCGGGTTTTGATCCAACTGCGCCTGATCTGCATCTTGGTCACACTGTGTTGATCAACAAGTTGCGTACATTCCAGCAACTAGGCCACAAAGTTGTTTTTCTTATTGGCGATTTTACTGGCCTAATTGGCGATCCTACAGGTAAAAATGTAACACGCAAGCCTTTAAGTAAAGAACAGGTATTAGAGAACGCGAAAACGTATCAAGAACAGGTGTTCAAGATCCTTGATGAAGATAAAACGGAAATACGTTTTAACTCAGAGTGGATGGATGGCCTTGGCGCAGCAGGCATGATTAAACTTGCGGCTAGTCAGACTGTTGCACGTATGCTTGAGCGTGACGACTTTAAAAAGCGTTATAACAACGGTCAGCCAATTGCTATTCACGAGTTTCTGTATCCGTTAGTGCAAGGTTGGGATTCTGTTGCGCTAGAGTCAGACGTTGAATTAGGTGGTACAGACCAACGCTTTAACTTACTAATGGGTCGTGAACTTCAAAAAGAACAAGGCCAAAAGCAGCAATCTATTGTAATGGTTCCGCTTCTAGAAGGTCTAGACGGCGTTCAGAAGATGTCTAAGTCTTTGAACAACTACATTGGTATTACAGATGCGCCAAACGATATGTTTGGTAAAGTGATGTCTATTTCTGATGATTTGATGTGGCGTTATTATGACCTTCTAAGCTTCCGACCGCTAGAAGAGATCGCTGAGCTTAAAACTCGCGTTGCGAACGGTGAAAACCCACGTGATATTAAAATCATGCTAGCGAAAGAAATTATTGCTCGCTTCCATGACGACGCAGCGGCAGAAGGCGCGCATCAGGACTTTATTCAACGTTTCCAGAAAAACGCTATTCCTGACGACATGCCCGAGCTTGAAATTGCATTAAGCGATGAAGGTATTGCCATTGGTAATTTGTTGAAAGAAGCTAACCTTGTAGGTTCGACTTCAGATGCTATGCGCATGATTAAGCAAGGCGCAGTTAAAATTAACGGCGATAAAGTGGAAGACACCCGCTTAGTAATCACCGAAAAAGGTGAAAACGTGTATCAGGTGGGTAAACGCAAGTTTGCGCGTATTACGCTAGCCTAA
- a CDS encoding OapA family protein — MRKKLDASKALNLFKKLPKQHRTGLAVASLFLGGLILFPSEPVEASRHQEAHILDAGVRYPVELHIAPSTNVFSGEEESSWQTYKVRSGDTLAKLFKRAGFTSRDVYNVTQAGELTKTLVTLLPGDELSFKANKDGSFGELKYKLSSTETLFVRPESSDENSALTAELEKRDVDIRYNFAQGEIHSSFWNAASDAGLTSNQIMNLAGIFGWDIDFAIEIRSGDTFNVVFEEQYIDGEFVGYGDIVAAEFTNQGEHFSAILHEDGTYYTPEGRSMRKSFLRAPVNFRYVSSNFTKARFHPVQKRWKAHRGTDYVAAVGTPIMAAGDGKVIKAGYDKYNGHHVFIQHGEKYTTKYLHFKKRAVKVGDTVKQGQTVGYLGSSGMVTGAHLHYEFLVDGVHRNPRTVELPKALPIAKEEKERFMEIAAIRQEQLDNNKRIMLAMK; from the coding sequence ATGAGAAAGAAATTAGACGCTTCTAAAGCGCTCAATTTATTTAAAAAATTACCGAAACAGCACAGAACTGGGTTAGCAGTAGCTAGCTTATTTCTGGGTGGGCTTATTCTTTTTCCAAGTGAACCAGTAGAAGCCAGTCGCCATCAAGAAGCACACATTCTGGATGCGGGTGTCCGCTATCCGGTGGAGCTTCATATTGCGCCGTCAACTAACGTATTTTCTGGTGAAGAAGAATCTTCATGGCAGACGTACAAGGTGCGCAGTGGCGATACATTAGCAAAGCTATTTAAGCGTGCTGGCTTCACTTCGCGTGACGTATATAACGTAACGCAGGCAGGAGAACTAACAAAAACGCTGGTTACTTTATTGCCCGGCGATGAACTATCGTTTAAAGCGAATAAAGACGGCAGCTTCGGCGAGCTAAAGTACAAATTGTCTTCGACTGAAACCCTGTTTGTACGTCCAGAATCGTCGGATGAGAACAGCGCCTTAACCGCTGAGCTTGAAAAGCGAGATGTAGACATTCGCTACAACTTCGCCCAAGGTGAAATTCACTCAAGCTTTTGGAACGCCGCCAGTGATGCAGGCTTAACCAGCAACCAAATTATGAATTTGGCGGGTATTTTCGGCTGGGATATCGACTTCGCCATTGAGATCCGTTCTGGCGATACGTTCAACGTAGTATTCGAAGAGCAATACATCGACGGTGAATTTGTCGGTTACGGCGACATCGTTGCAGCGGAGTTTACCAACCAAGGCGAGCATTTTAGCGCTATTCTTCACGAAGATGGCACATACTACACGCCTGAAGGGCGCAGTATGCGTAAGAGCTTCCTGCGTGCGCCAGTGAATTTTAGATATGTAAGCTCTAACTTCACAAAAGCTCGCTTCCACCCCGTGCAAAAGCGTTGGAAAGCGCACCGCGGTACAGATTATGTTGCTGCGGTTGGTACGCCAATTATGGCTGCGGGTGACGGTAAGGTAATTAAAGCCGGATACGATAAATATAACGGTCACCATGTTTTCATTCAGCATGGCGAGAAATACACAACCAAATATCTTCACTTTAAAAAGCGTGCAGTGAAAGTGGGAGATACGGTTAAGCAAGGCCAAACCGTGGGCTATTTAGGTAGTTCAGGTATGGTTACTGGCGCCCATCTTCACTATGAGTTTTTAGTGGATGGTGTTCACCGAAACCCACGAACGGTAGAACTACCGAAGGCGCTTCCTATTGCTAAGGAAGAGAAAGAAAGGTTTATGGAAATTGCCGCAATACGCCAAGAGCAGCTAGATAATAACAAGCGCATTATGCTTGCAATGAAATAG
- a CDS encoding anhydro-N-acetylmuramic acid kinase: MAKYIGLMSGTSMDGVDAVLCDISQTSCTTLAAHSIPYSAELLTALNALCSEGPDELNSLAIADRLVAETFAKVTLALLEKNNLHPSDITAIGSHGQTVRHHPNSDVLSAHFAESSIRGFTCQIGDPNTIAVLTGIDVIADFRRKDIALGGQGAPLVPAFHNAVFASDDKHRALVNIGGIANVSLLAPKQDASPPKGFDTGPGNTLMDQWISLHLNKSFDKDGAWAASGHCHSGLLDRLLLDDYFALPAPKSTGREYFNINWLSNALAEYFPSSAELQSEEKNNNLAPKDVQASLLSLTGSTIAQEIVKHFPKTNKEGAKSEVIVCGGGAFNKALMHNLSNALSDYVVTDSHALGIHPQHVEGAAFAWFAHAYMNDIPGNVPEVTGASKATVLGALYKKA; this comes from the coding sequence ATGGCAAAATATATTGGCCTGATGTCAGGTACTAGCATGGACGGCGTCGACGCCGTCCTGTGCGACATCTCGCAAACGTCTTGCACCACCCTCGCCGCCCATTCAATTCCTTATTCTGCCGAATTACTTACTGCACTCAATGCACTTTGTAGTGAAGGTCCTGATGAACTTAACAGTTTGGCCATCGCTGATAGACTGGTTGCTGAAACCTTTGCAAAGGTCACCTTAGCGCTGCTTGAGAAAAACAACCTACATCCTTCGGATATTACGGCTATTGGCTCGCACGGCCAAACCGTACGTCATCATCCGAATTCCGATGTATTGTCAGCACACTTTGCAGAATCATCCATACGCGGCTTCACCTGTCAAATAGGCGATCCTAATACCATCGCTGTTCTTACCGGCATTGATGTTATTGCCGACTTTAGGCGCAAAGATATTGCCCTTGGTGGTCAAGGAGCTCCCTTAGTGCCCGCTTTTCACAATGCAGTATTTGCCAGTGATGATAAACACCGAGCACTCGTTAACATTGGCGGTATAGCAAACGTTTCACTGCTTGCGCCAAAACAAGATGCTTCGCCACCTAAAGGGTTTGATACCGGACCCGGTAACACCTTGATGGATCAGTGGATAAGTCTTCATTTAAATAAAAGCTTTGATAAAGATGGAGCATGGGCTGCGTCAGGGCATTGTCACTCAGGTCTGTTAGACAGGCTCTTACTGGATGATTACTTCGCTTTGCCTGCGCCTAAAAGTACTGGCAGAGAGTATTTCAATATTAATTGGTTAAGCAATGCGCTCGCCGAATACTTCCCTTCTAGTGCAGAGCTGCAAAGCGAAGAAAAGAACAATAATTTAGCCCCTAAAGACGTGCAAGCATCCTTACTTTCGCTAACAGGTAGCACTATCGCTCAGGAAATTGTGAAGCATTTTCCTAAAACAAATAAAGAAGGCGCAAAAAGCGAAGTTATAGTGTGTGGCGGTGGCGCTTTCAATAAAGCATTAATGCATAACTTGAGCAATGCTTTAAGTGATTATGTAGTAACAGACAGCCATGCTCTGGGCATCCATCCACAGCACGTTGAAGGCGCAGCATTTGCGTGGTTTGCACATGCGTATATGAATGATATTCCAGGCAACGTGCCTGAAGTCACAGGGGCTTCGAAAGCCACGGTACTCGGAGCGTTATATAAAAAAGCATAA
- a CDS encoding SLC13 family permease gives MLDYVLIGIAVMALLGVVFEEVLHVNKAKTTLFFGTFAWILLFIDANRGPHLAELNEHLIENISEISTLWLFLVAAMTFVAYLNRKGMIENMLNIIMPQKITLKKLIFFTAIFSFCFSSLADNITATLVSIAMVLSLGLPFNQTMRFAVLVVFAVNSGGVSLITGDVTTLMIFLDDKVTITQLLLLIIPSLTAVLFLALLLSIGMKGEVKIKKTRHELRPVDYVIAGIFLSTIVLTLIANVLFAIPPMLSFLAGMAVMFLVATFMGEEKYDDPILDYIRLIEFDTLLFFLGVLLLVGMLDHIDALGALLHVYSVMPSTGANFVMGVLSSMIDNVPLTAALLKADIAMSTAEWMAFTYAVGVGGSLLIIGSSAGIVTMSKVKGLTFAKYGKFVLLLLAAYSVGYALVLVMANMFVTAS, from the coding sequence ATGCTGGACTATGTGCTCATTGGCATAGCGGTAATGGCATTATTGGGTGTGGTATTTGAAGAAGTGCTACACGTGAATAAAGCCAAAACCACATTATTTTTCGGAACATTCGCATGGATCCTTCTTTTCATAGATGCGAATAGGGGCCCTCACCTAGCAGAGCTCAATGAACACCTCATAGAAAACATAAGCGAAATATCCACCCTCTGGTTATTCCTTGTAGCGGCAATGACTTTCGTTGCTTACCTTAACCGCAAAGGCATGATTGAAAACATGTTAAACATTATCATGCCGCAAAAAATAACCCTCAAAAAACTCATATTCTTTACCGCTATTTTTAGTTTTTGCTTCTCCTCGCTAGCTGACAACATCACAGCGACCTTGGTGTCTATTGCCATGGTTTTATCCTTGGGTTTGCCCTTTAACCAAACCATGCGATTTGCCGTGCTAGTGGTATTTGCGGTGAACTCTGGGGGCGTGTCGCTAATAACCGGGGATGTCACCACTCTTATGATTTTCTTGGATGATAAGGTCACTATAACTCAGCTGCTCTTACTTATTATTCCTTCACTCACAGCAGTACTATTTCTAGCGTTACTGTTGAGTATAGGTATGAAGGGGGAGGTTAAAATAAAAAAAACACGCCATGAACTTAGGCCGGTTGATTACGTAATTGCGGGAATATTCCTGTCCACTATTGTACTGACGTTAATTGCCAATGTGCTTTTTGCTATTCCACCTATGCTTTCGTTTTTAGCGGGTATGGCGGTTATGTTTCTAGTGGCAACCTTTATGGGAGAAGAAAAATATGATGATCCTATCTTGGACTATATTCGCCTAATAGAATTCGACACGCTTCTGTTTTTCCTTGGGGTGTTGCTGCTTGTCGGTATGCTCGATCACATTGACGCATTGGGCGCACTTTTACATGTATATAGCGTAATGCCTTCAACAGGGGCCAACTTTGTGATGGGGGTGTTGTCTTCCATGATAGATAATGTGCCATTAACAGCTGCGTTGTTAAAAGCGGACATTGCCATGTCGACAGCTGAGTGGATGGCGTTCACGTATGCAGTAGGTGTGGGGGGCTCGTTACTTATTATTGGCTCATCAGCAGGTATTGTTACCATGAGTAAGGTTAAGGGCCTGACGTTCGCCAAATACGGCAAGTTCGTGTTGCTTCTTCTTGCAGCGTATAGCGTGGGTTACGCGTTGGTATTGGTAATGGCGAATATGTTTGTTACGGCAAGTTAA
- the fucP gene encoding L-fucose:H+ symporter permease has product MKNNAPLVSKDTLIPFVLLTICFAAWGVAANMTDPLVKVFSKIFTMSSLQSALVQFAYYGAYFCLAIPAAFINKRFSYKTGVLTGLGCAAAGAFLFYPASQTMTYGFFLAALFVLAGGLSILETSANPYVMAMGNQKSATRRLNLAQAFNPVGTNLGVFLAATLILPNLNQASAQERAAMSVSELKNVIGAELDAVMLPYVGMACVLVLVWVAIFLIKAPIQESVESSVEDVKLGASLKRLVANKHYRFGVLAQFFNVGAQTCVWTFTIQYAMKATGGNEVSGGEILQYSMIVFLISRFVMTWVMQYLYPARLLMIMSLIAMALCIFMTQSPNLAGVIALVSISACLSLMFPTIYGIALEGLGEDTKLGAAGLVMAILGGAIMPLFQAAIIDSAGVVVSYIVPAICFLLVGGYGYFDMRAKKSSAKPQSDIDADALKKMEMGIAK; this is encoded by the coding sequence ATGAAAAACAACGCCCCTTTGGTTTCCAAAGACACACTGATTCCCTTTGTATTGTTAACGATTTGCTTTGCTGCATGGGGTGTGGCTGCGAACATGACAGACCCTTTGGTAAAGGTATTTAGTAAAATATTTACCATGTCGTCTTTGCAATCGGCATTGGTTCAATTTGCCTATTATGGCGCGTATTTTTGCTTAGCCATTCCTGCTGCTTTTATCAACAAGCGCTTTTCTTATAAAACAGGTGTATTGACCGGACTGGGCTGCGCGGCCGCGGGGGCATTTCTGTTTTATCCAGCCAGTCAAACCATGACTTACGGTTTTTTCCTTGCTGCACTTTTTGTATTGGCTGGTGGATTATCCATTCTGGAAACGTCGGCGAACCCTTACGTCATGGCGATGGGAAATCAAAAAAGTGCGACACGCCGTTTAAATCTAGCTCAAGCATTTAATCCTGTTGGTACTAATTTAGGTGTGTTTTTGGCTGCAACGCTTATATTACCAAACCTGAATCAGGCATCTGCACAAGAGCGTGCCGCCATGTCGGTAAGCGAGCTTAAAAACGTGATAGGGGCTGAGCTTGATGCGGTAATGCTTCCTTATGTAGGTATGGCATGTGTACTCGTTTTGGTTTGGGTTGCAATCTTCCTGATCAAAGCGCCAATTCAAGAATCGGTTGAGTCTAGTGTGGAAGACGTTAAGTTGGGCGCTTCGCTTAAGCGGTTAGTAGCCAACAAGCATTATCGGTTTGGCGTTTTGGCTCAGTTTTTTAATGTCGGAGCACAAACGTGCGTGTGGACCTTCACCATCCAATATGCAATGAAAGCGACAGGTGGCAACGAAGTGAGTGGTGGTGAAATTTTACAATACAGCATGATTGTATTTCTAATTTCTCGCTTCGTGATGACGTGGGTTATGCAGTACCTCTATCCAGCTAGACTGCTAATGATCATGTCACTGATTGCCATGGCGCTATGTATCTTCATGACACAGTCTCCTAATTTAGCAGGCGTAATCGCATTGGTATCTATCTCTGCCTGTTTGTCACTCATGTTTCCAACGATTTACGGCATTGCGCTTGAAGGTCTGGGGGAAGACACCAAGCTAGGCGCAGCAGGTCTTGTGATGGCGATTCTCGGTGGTGCCATTATGCCGCTCTTCCAAGCCGCCATTATTGATAGCGCAGGTGTTGTTGTATCATATATTGTTCCAGCTATTTGCTTCTTGCTTGTAGGTGGCTACGGCTACTTCGATATGCGCGCTAAAAAGAGCAGCGCTAAGCCTCAGTCCGATATAGACGCAGATGCCCTTAAAAAGATGGAAATGGGAATAGCTAAATAG